The Thermodesulfobacteriota bacterium DNA window ATCTGCGGCGTGATGGGCACCCTGGTGGTGACCAACCGCATCGTTTTCCTGTCCGGCGGCATCGCCCACGCCGCTTACGGCGGTATCGGCATGTCCGTTTACTTTCACTGGCCTTACCTGGCCGGAGCTTCCGGTTTTTCCGTCGTCGCCGCGTGGCTCATGGCCGCCGTCAGCATGAAAAACAAACACCGCGCCGACACCGTCATCGGCGTCATCTGGGCCATGGGAATGGCCACCGGAATCATTTTTCTGGACCTTTCCCCGGGATACAACGTGGATTTGATAGCTTACCTGTTCGGAAGCATCATCGCCGTGCCGGATTTCCATTTGTGGATCATGCTGGTGATGGCCGGCGTCATCGTGGGACTGGTGTTTTTTTTCTACAACGACTTTCTGGCCTTATCCTATGATGAAGAGTTCGCGAAAATCCGCGGCGTACCCACGGGAGTGCTTTATATCCTGATGATTGTCATGCTGGCCGTAACCGTTGTCATGGTGATTCAGATCGTCGGGCTGATCCTGGTCATCGCCCTGCTGACGATTCCGCCGTATATTGTGGAGAAACGCGTCAACTCACTGGCGCGGATGATGATCGGCGCCAGCCTTCTGGGCGCCGTATTCACCGTGACCGGGTTATGGATATCCTGCGTTTATAATCTGACTTCCGGTGCCGCCATTATCATGGTGGCCGGGACTGTGTTTTTCGTGACCACGGGCATTGACCGCGTTACCGGACGATATAAACGGAAAAAAGCGCCTCCCGAACCGGAACATTGCGGTCTGACGCCGATCAACCACAACAAATGAGACGACCATGTGTAACCAATGCGACTACGCGGCCTTGCTGGAGAGTGCCGGACTGCAGTCGACCGACAATCGCCTGCAGGTCATGGAAGTGATCGGCAGCAACCACTATCCATTATCCGCCGCCGATATTTATCACACCCTGGAACGCCATTCCGCCATCAACCGGGTCACGGTTTACCGGATTCTGGATCTGCTGGTGGACAACGGGTTGGTCGAACGGCTCAGTACCGGCGGCCGGTCATTTTATTACGGCCTGGCCCCGAATCCCCATCACCGGCCCCATGCCCATTTTTACTGCAAAAAATGCGGCCAGATGGAATGCCTCAACCCGGACAGCCTGACGGTCGATACCAGCCCCCTGGGAAAAATTTTCCCCGGCCGGATCGACAAGGTGGAAATCCGCGTCGACGGCGTCTGCAAGAATTGCCTGAAATGATTTTTATCCGGATCGGCCTTTCCCCCCGAAAAATACAAAAGGCTTTCAGCCTGTCTGAAAGCCTTTTGCGTATCTGGCGCGCCCGGCCCGATTCGAACGGGCGACCGACGGATTCGTAGTCCGGTACTCTATCCAGCTGAGCTACGGGCGCAGTTTACTGCTTTTGCGTTGAAGTCGTTTCTAAATGATAGTAGGGATAATGTCAACAAGAAGTTGCGGAAGTAGCGATGAACTGAAAAATATCCGCATTGTACCGGAATTTTTTAATAATACCCTGACTGGCTGGTGACGGACAATGGTTTTTCCCATATCGGATCATGAGAAGTTTATGAGGATGGCCATCGGCCAGGCCGAAAACGCCCGGGACCGGGGCGAGGTTCCGGTGGGCGCCGTTCTGGTGTCGGAAGACGGAGAGGTTCTCGCGACCGCCTTCAATCAGCCGATTTCCCGGTGTGATCCCACGGCCCATGCCGAAATTATGGTTTTGCGCGAAGGCGCCCGCAGGATGGAAAATTACCGTTTGTTAAACACCACGCTCTATGTTACCATCGAACCCTGTTTGATGTGCATGGGCGCGATCATTCACGCCAGGATAAAAACAGTCGTGTTCGGCGCCGCAGACCCCAGGTGGGGAGCGGCCGGATCATTATATAACTTTGCGGAGAACAACCGGTTGAATCATCACCCTGAAATTGTTTCAGGTGTTTGCGAAGCAACGTGCCGTCAACTGATACAGTCTTTTTTCAGTGCCAGGCGATAATCATGAATGGGAAGCGGGAGAGTCTGACGTGGCGAATATCGTAGTTCTGGGGACGCAGTGGGGGGATGAAGGCAAAGGCAAAGTCGTGGATATGCTGGCGGCCCATGCCGATCTGGTGGTGAGGTTCCAGGGAGGCAATAACGCCGGGCACACGCTGGTGGTGGATGGCCAGGAATTTATCAGTCATCTGATCCCCTCCGGCATTCTTCAGGGAAAGAAATGCCTGATCGGAAACGGCGTGGTGGTCGATCCGGCGGTCCTGACAAAAGAGATCGACGGATTGAGAAGCAGGGGCATTACCATTTCCCCGGACAATTTTTTTATCAGCCGGAACGCCCATATTATCATGCCCTATCACAAGACCATCGATGCCGCCCGCGAGAAAAGCCAGCGGATCGGTACTACCGGCCGCGGCATCGGCCCCTGTTATGAAGACAAGGTGGGAAGGGTAGGGCTCCGCTTCGTGGACATGCTGACCACCGGCGGATGGCGGGAAAGAATCATTCAGCGGGTAGAAGAGAAAAATATCTATCTGGATAAAATGTTCGGCCTGCCGCCCCTGGATATGGAAGCCGTCATCGAGGAGTATTCCGGCTACGCCGAAACACTGACGCCTTATGTGGCCAACGTTTCCAAGATGATCGCGGACGCCAATGCCGACAGAAAGCACGTTCTTTTTGAAGGCGCCCAGGGCACATACCTTGATGTCGATCACGGGACATATCCGTTTGTCACTTCCTCCAACACGGTCGCCGGGAACGCCTGCTGCGGGACCGGCATCGGCCCTACCGGCATAACCGGTGTTCTCGGGATAGTGAAGGCATATACCACAAGGGTGGGGGAAGGGCCGTTCCCCACGGAGTTGTTTGATGAAACGGGTGAATACCTGCAAAAAAAAGGGAGCGAGTTCGGCGCCACCACCGGCAGAAAACGCCGCTGCGGCTGGCTGGATGTGGTCATGCTGAAGAATGCCGCCTTGCTCAATGGCCTGACCGGCCTGGCGGTCACCAAACTGGATATTTTAACCGGCTTGAAGACGATCGACGTATGCGTGGGGTACCAGTACAAGGGAGTCAAGCTCAATGATTTCCCGGCCGACCTGAACGTCCTGGCCGAATGCCGACCGGTTTATGAAACCATGGCCGGATGGTCCGAGGATATTTCCCAGGCCCGGTCACTGGACGAACTGCCGGAGAACGCCATCATCTACCTTAATTATATTGAAGAAATGGTCGGTGTGCCGGTTCAAATCGTGTCCGTGGGCGCCGGCAGAGGGAATACCATCGTCACCACCAATCCGTTTGGATAAAGTACAAAGTCCCTGATGTTTTCCATTGACAACCCTTGTGGCGTAAACTAAAAATACACAAAGTCGTAATGTCGGGACGTGGCTCAGTCTGGTAGAGCACAGCGTTCGGGACGCTGGGGTCGCAAGTTCAAATCTTGCCGTCCCGACCAAATCTACGAATTAAAAACGGAATGGAAGCATGGGAACGGATTTAACCCCCTATCGCATCGAGTACGAATTCAGCTTTAATGATCAGAGCCGCAAGGTCTTTCAAATCGAACTTGATGCCCGGACTATTTCCATTATCCATCCCCAGCCCAAGGACTTTCCCGCCTGGGCGGCACTGAATAACGAACAATGCGAATGCTGCCCGCTGACGCTGGAAGATACCGCTTATTGCCCGATCGCGCTGAACATGGCCGAACTGGTTGAGGAATTTAAAAGCGCTTTTTCCTATGACACCTGCCTGGTCTGCTGCAAAACGCCGGAGCGCACTTATCAGAAACAGACTTCCGTTCAGGAGGGGCTTTTCTCCATCATGGGCATCATCATGGCGACCAGTAATTGTCCCATCATGAACCTGTTTAAACCCATGGCCCGTTTTCACCTTCCTTTTTCGACCATACAGGAAACCATGGTGCGATCCGCTTCCATGTATCTGCTTCGTCAGTATTTTGTCTACAAACAGGGCCTGACCCCGGACCTGGATATGAAAAAACTTGATGAGCATTACGAAAATGTTCAAAAGGTCAACAAGGGGATTTTAGCCCGCATCGGAAGTGTCGCCGAAAAAGACGCGGACAAAAATGCCATCATCATTTTAAATTCCCTCGCTCAACTGTTCAACGTGGAAATCGACGATAACCTTACCTCCGTTTATTACCTTTTTGATCTGGACGTTACACCGTCATAGACAGATACTTTCGTTTGATGCCGGCTCCGTTGCCATAGCCTTACCGTTATGCAAGGCTCCTGTTTATATCACCACCTTTCCGTTTTATTTTTAAAACTCCCCCATATGGTGATTGAAAGACTGATCCTTCCTGTTGATGAAAAAGCATGCTGATTGATATATTGATAAATCTTCCATTCTTCATTAGAATAAAAAGGATTCATAAATTCATGGGGAGACGGTATGAAGGATCGTTCTGTAAAAATTGATCGCTTACTGGCCAAAGGCGTTTCCATCCCTTCCCCGGATAGTGTTGAAATCGGAGATGATGTTTCCAGTGACCGTATTTCAGGGGACGGGGTAACGATTCACGCCGGCTGTAAAATTTACGGAACGTCCACCTTTATCGGCCGTAACGTCACCATCGGCAGAGAAGGCCCGGCGACCATCGAAGACTGCCAGATCGGTCCGAAAGCCTATCTTGGCTCCGGATTTTTTTACAACGCCGTT harbors:
- a CDS encoding metal ABC transporter permease — translated: MIELLQYEFMRNALLAGLLASVICGVMGTLVVTNRIVFLSGGIAHAAYGGIGMSVYFHWPYLAGASGFSVVAAWLMAAVSMKNKHRADTVIGVIWAMGMATGIIFLDLSPGYNVDLIAYLFGSIIAVPDFHLWIMLVMAGVIVGLVFFFYNDFLALSYDEEFAKIRGVPTGVLYILMIVMLAVTVVMVIQIVGLILVIALLTIPPYIVEKRVNSLARMMIGASLLGAVFTVTGLWISCVYNLTSGAAIIMVAGTVFFVTTGIDRVTGRYKRKKAPPEPEHCGLTPINHNK
- a CDS encoding Fur family transcriptional regulator — protein: MCNQCDYAALLESAGLQSTDNRLQVMEVIGSNHYPLSAADIYHTLERHSAINRVTVYRILDLLVDNGLVERLSTGGRSFYYGLAPNPHHRPHAHFYCKKCGQMECLNPDSLTVDTSPLGKIFPGRIDKVEIRVDGVCKNCLK
- the tadA gene encoding tRNA adenosine(34) deaminase TadA, translating into MVFPISDHEKFMRMAIGQAENARDRGEVPVGAVLVSEDGEVLATAFNQPISRCDPTAHAEIMVLREGARRMENYRLLNTTLYVTIEPCLMCMGAIIHARIKTVVFGAADPRWGAAGSLYNFAENNRLNHHPEIVSGVCEATCRQLIQSFFSARR
- a CDS encoding adenylosuccinate synthase, with the protein product MANIVVLGTQWGDEGKGKVVDMLAAHADLVVRFQGGNNAGHTLVVDGQEFISHLIPSGILQGKKCLIGNGVVVDPAVLTKEIDGLRSRGITISPDNFFISRNAHIIMPYHKTIDAAREKSQRIGTTGRGIGPCYEDKVGRVGLRFVDMLTTGGWRERIIQRVEEKNIYLDKMFGLPPLDMEAVIEEYSGYAETLTPYVANVSKMIADANADRKHVLFEGAQGTYLDVDHGTYPFVTSSNTVAGNACCGTGIGPTGITGVLGIVKAYTTRVGEGPFPTELFDETGEYLQKKGSEFGATTGRKRRCGWLDVVMLKNAALLNGLTGLAVTKLDILTGLKTIDVCVGYQYKGVKLNDFPADLNVLAECRPVYETMAGWSEDISQARSLDELPENAIIYLNYIEEMVGVPVQIVSVGAGRGNTIVTTNPFG